The Brassica napus cultivar Da-Ae chromosome C7, Da-Ae, whole genome shotgun sequence genomic interval atgtattaatttatgttattttgtttcattatcTTATTTACAGGATGTAGATCTTggatcaaaatattttctatagatATGATCAAATTAGGAAActtcaatttgaaattaaacgcGTAATTTATTTATGAACTGAAAAAAAATCCAATAGCATTGAAaggaatataaataattacaactCATAACATATCAACAAAATAACAATAGctaataaacattatatatttttgccaatttagattttaaaaaaatgagacaaaagacaaaaataataaattataaaacattttctatgtaTTCTCtcaatgtatatttatattatgtttattatttgtcaaatttttaacgttatttaaagtttttatccttttttcatgcttcaatatattttcatactttagttagttttcagttttttcgtttatataatatttactatttaagttttcaatatattattttgataacatttgatattttacggataaaaaaatagtttgatgTTAGTCATGTACAAAGACAAATCAATTTATTTTAGGTTAGGAATATGATTGTTtagtattcaaaatatataaaatatttaacataaatgtacaatttttattttacaatattttcaaTGATGATTTACCTTTAATCTAAActttaatattgtaataatatgtatttggacctaattttttaataagaatCAGAGAATTTGGATATAATATTATCCATTATAATCATAAAGttaatataagataaaaatagCTATGATATTATTGGTAgaatttgttattatatatttatcaatcaAATATCAAGATAAgtattgaaatatatattttaaaataatagtatatatcgGTAGAATATAGgttaatatatgtttattaataatcttaaatatcatgataatatatatatatatatatatatatatatattaaaataaaaatttaataattatattagttaaataattaaactaatgacCCATTCtaaaatcatagagaaaataataaatcagcaaaatcacttctcaaataatagtatagatatatagtaaCCCGAccggtttaactttttttggtcaactcgACCAgtttaagagcatctccaaccctactccattttctactccaaatattattttagagtaaaatatacTCCAACTCCATTCTATTTTTAACTCCAAAATAAATTAATGGCTAACTCTATTTATGAAGTAATCTTacccattactccattttggagttcaacttttttttatttatacaatagtcttttaaatcttaaatatttttatttcatacttttcttcatttttatttaatacttaaatattttaaaataatacaataacaggaaaaaaatatgattttccaTTAgagaatatttaataattttaaataaagatgcataaactaaaaaaaataccaaaactgaacttaaaatatataaaaataaataaaataaatgatttaataaTCCATTAAATCATTTCTAGAACTGCCAAGATCGGTGAAGTATTGTCCAAACGATAAAAATGAtcgcttttaaaaaaaaatccttgatTTAAGAAAGTTAAAGATAAAAAAGCTCATTATTCATTATAAAATGTATTAGTTGACCATTTGTGGAAAAAACATTCTAATGTTCATTATTGAACCAACATATgctatcttatatatatatttatgattattgtactttttaataataaatgtttaatttaaataagttATATTCTTATGGattgtaaacataaaatagttggggttaattggtaattttttataagttgaaagtattactaacaattattaattaaaaagtggaattattttgaaatattcatTTTTGGAGTAATAAATTTGAGTATTACTTTAGAGTAAAATTCAATTTCATTTTGGTGTTGcactattttaaagtaaaaaaatggaataatacATTGGAGATACTCTAACAAGATTTGCAATCTACTTTCTAAACAGTTTTCAACCTTTGGAAACTATTCAGCCGATTTTACTCGGATACAAAAATAACACCCAATTTCAGAGTTTTTATTTGACAAAGGCCGGGATAATCATTGGAtaacttttacaaaattaagaaaaataattattgaagtttcactaatattattttcatagaATTACAGGATAAAGGTAATGgatgttttattttggtttatggaGTGTTTGCTTGGAATCAAGATtagtgcttttttttttttttttttttttgaactgcaGATTAGTGCTTTTTGAGTCGAATTGTTTGCAACTTGGGTGATTAAGAAAAGATTAGGTGTTTTATTAAATTGTTGGAAGATTTATTTTAACTCGTAAACCTGTTTTGTTTCCTCATTGTTTTATGAATTTCACGTGGTAATAATATTCGTGCTTATTTTTCGTGTGTTATAACAAAAAGGGTATATGACTCTTTGTTTTCTCGTATTTGTAATTCTGTTTTGGACTGATTTCTTTTTGGAGTAAGAtcttttagtttataaattaaatatatgattgTGGCGTTAGAAAGAAGTAAAAGATGTATATCTGAGTTTAAAAGGAGTACGAATTATCTTTAGTTATAATGTCTTTGTAGCCTATAGAGTTTAATGATTTTTCCAACAATTTCGCTATGTGAAATTCATTTAATTAATCTCGCTTAACTAGTGTTTACTGTACAGTTTTTAGTACACTAATTAAAGCCAGAGTAACTAACTGAATTGGTTTATAAATGAGCCATGCTTGTCAAGGAGTAAATGATTTTAGCTTTTCGAAAGGCCATTTGAACATGAACACTGACTTTATTCTAAAGGTAATGATTGATTTAGTTTTCTTCCAACAATTGTTTGTTATCTAATAATTCTTCACCCTAAAAATATGACATTTTATGGACCAACAGTTTTAAGCACATACTCGGCGAAGGGCATGGTCTGAAGagtgaaaatattataaataaaatgtattttgttaTATAGTATTGGATACCGTGAAAATTATCAGGTTATGTCCATCCATAGTCATTAGGAACTAGTATTATTGTTGCTGCTTTTGATATGATGGTTATTACTTTTTCAGTGTATAAAAAATAGGCTTCATGATATTGATTTCGTATACTTGATCATGATGCAAGGTTCATTCTTTTCGTATCTTCAAATTTAAGCAAGTCTCCTAGGTAAGTTTCGCTGATCAACATGTTTATTAATTGGCGTATTAAATGTAACATTCCgccttatattttgaaataaatactCATTTTAAGAATCAAACTAACCAGATCATGTACATATATAAACCATGAAAAACAAATCATCATCTATTTGAAGCTGAAGTTGAAAAAATCATCATTTGTTAGAAACAAACTCCTTGACCCGAGCTCAGAGAACTATGAAGCTGTGGCATCATTAGCTAGCTTGCTTTTCAAGATGGCTTAGGTACTAAAGACCGATGTAGAGCCTTGGGGATCATTCAGCCCGCACAGTCTATGGTGAACGAAATGAAATTAAAGATTTATCTTTACTTTGTATGCCCTTACTTGTTCACATTCAAGGCATTACTATGTGCGAATCTATTACTAGTATACTAGAATTAACTCGTACTGGAACCTCACCACGATGAATTATCTCCTGAAAAAAACTCCATGCTTGCTCGAATTTCTTTCCAAACAAACTCCTATATGTGTTGACagttttatatacaaaaagaaaagaaacctcctgttaaataaactaataaatatgcTTAAAACATTTGAGACTAGCAAATCCTAAGCAAatgttatttacttattaagAAGACTGATGTGacataataattatacaattttagcaaaaaaaaataacctgAGATTTAGTTAGATATCTTTTCACTAGGACCTATGTAAGAAAGTTATCGAAGACAGAATAATAGTGAGGTTTGTTTCAAGTTTCAACACTGGAAAACAGAAAAGAATCATGTGTGTAAATCAATCAAGTACTGATAAAATAGAAGAATTATtggaaaaaaacaagaagacgAGTAAATTCAAAGACAAAATGATTTGAGATTCTTGGAGAAGGCAAAAGAAGAAGACAGCGTGGAGAGAGCCCAGAATGTTGAACGTCGTGTGGGCTTCACTCTGCACCATCACCACCACCCCAAAACCCTAGCTTCATTACCTATCCTATTTTTGTTTAGTCCTATTATATACTCTTTCACCAATTTTCGTATCTATTGACATAAATAGTTTGTAAATCATATGAACTTACTCGTTAAGTACTTTTAGAAAGACATTCTGATAACTAATTTAATTAGAATGATACTACGATCaattacttaatatatatagtttggtttattttttagCTATTTTACTATGACATTCCATGTCTAATTAATCTCCATACTCCATCtattctaaaattaattttctgtcttctaattaagtttattttgacataatatatgaaaataattgaaaatatataaactctattttatcattttcaagTAAAGCTCAGTAATTTTCTTTGTGTAATAAATTTTATGAAtggtaaaacaatattttttaaaaaaattcactgtaaatatatttttgtaaaacaaaaaattcgtAAAGGgtcaaaacatataaatacgtatatatcaaaaaaatttttttgtaaagggtcaaaacatataaatacgTATATATCAAAAATCAAAGATATATGTAAATCACTATATACGATATTCGTTGATATATACGAGTAgatcaaatagaaaaataaaatctctCCGGTGCGACgtcaaataagaaaaaaaaaaaaacctctccAAATCTATAACTTAGAAAATCTGGATTAATTAGATTAGATTAAAGAAGGAATGTTGTcccaaaaaaatgattaaagaacgaagaaaagaaaaagaaagtggGTTGGCTATAAGAAAAAGAGTGGGATTATTAATGATTAAAAGTAAAACTCTTTTTGGTCTCTGGTCGGTCGACAATCCGTGTGTCCTGTGGTcagtgtttgtttttttatttcttagtttagtttttgagtttctatgttttctactgAAACAACAAGACATTAAGCAGCCAAATGTAATTCTTTTAAGGCGTTGTTTCAGAACCTGATGAAAACAATTATCATGTCCTCTTCGTCTTTCTCGCCCTTTAAATGCATGTAAAAGTatattcattaattatatatatcgaCTTaaatcttctcttctttttgatATCATCGCATAActtgatattttcaaaaatagtgGTACCGAGAGGtggacaaagaaaaaaaagcaagaaaaataaaagataattttttaaaaagattttcatTAATAATGAACAGAACCATATAAATGAAAGCAAAGAAAAATAGAAGAGCGGAGAACATATACACAGATCGACTAAGCCAATCCCGACCAAAAGATTATTAAACCAAGGAACTGGCATTCTTTACAACTGGTAATGGAAATCAACAAGAAACCCATAAACTAACAGACAAGATGGAAGCCGAAAAGGAAGATAATAACCTCTCGAACCATGCTTTTCCAGCTATCACAATTGTAAGAAGCAGAAACCAAAATTACAACCGCTCCAGCACAAACGTCAGACACTAGAATCCCGAGACCAAACACTGCGAAAACCACACATGTAAGATGAAGTTTCATCCCCGGGGAGGATCCTTATCACTGGTAGAGGAAATCATATGTTGAAATGatgatttgaaaaaaattgttgaaaagATGACTTACAAAAAAGTGTTGACaataacattataaaaaaattatgaacttTTCTATTTATACCTACATCTTTatcatgtaatttttattttcatgtttttgacGCCAACTTGAATTTTCACGAGCATCTGAGACTAATTTGTGTAAAAACAATTCTCGTCCAAATACATGCTCAAATTGCAATATACAGTATCATATAAGTTGCGTCtagttgatttttattttattttttgacatcAATTGTGTCTAGTTGATCACGACATTTAACTTCTAAAAAAGTACTAATATATATCATcgtatatataatttgaatatctAGAGAGAAGGACAATCGATATATTGTATTTCTAATTGAAAATTAGTCTGGCTCTTTTCATATATCTGAGATATCTCAaggttaataaaaataaaattgatatagTTAGTAGAATTAAGGGTGTGGTATTCCTCGTATAAAAAAAGAAtccttttatatttatatttaaataaaattaaggtTCGTGGCGTGGCATTCCTTTAAAATAAgagaactctataatagagatgacTTTGTCTCTAACGTATTCATCTACTTCTtcatataaaaagaaatattcctgatatattctttttaaaatttacaaataacactttttatttttgaaagttaaaaattaacccaattttttttaacatttaataaaattatgatattatttaaattaagtatttctttaaaaattattatgtaaataaaaagtataattctatttatataaaagtgTATTTCACtaaaaagttatttttggttaaaattattaaagtaaatagttaaatgatcattttatagataaaaaaatatgtctcttttatagaaaaatgttatttctttttctaaatatagaggtgaaaatatcaatctctatttttaaaaaagaaatagaagTGGATTAGAATGGATTTTCTCTATTACGGCATTTAGAGTCAAAAATAGATATGGGTTGGAAATACTTTTACAAGTATAAAAGTAGACAGATTTACTAACATTACTAACatcaaaaatgtttaaaattaaataattaactttTGTGTTTAGAAAAATAGTTAGCTATTGTTCATAGCAAGCAAAATCCAGTAGAGAAATCCACATGATGATGACAGCTCCCCATTTAGAAGTCGTAGAAGAAAAGTAAAGAAGATGTGCAGCACTTGCagatatgtttatatattcataataaaaaatatactagAAAAATCGTGGCCCCAtcagaaaaaatgaaaattgtcAAACAATATGAACTATGATGGACACTGAACAATAATGAAACATTGATATATAAAAACTTTACCAAAAACTTTTTAGACAAAACAAATTGGTGTAGTTACAAAATTTGAGAGTTGATGTAATACAAAACATtgttaaaattgttttattaatattcGCTATTTTTCagactaaaaataataattagagtCGCAAAGCTATCATTGAACTATTTTGCCATTCTACAGAACTGGAGTAAAAGACATCATAAAATATCAACAAGATTTCTCTGGGAAAAATTATATGCTCCAAATGTTTATTtatcaaagttttgtttttttaagtatttatcaAAGATAATGGCGGTCTGATTGTACAAACCGGTGAAGATGTTTTCATGTATGAATTATTCATTCATTTGAAAAGAAATCtttcatattaatatttaaatattaaataactattttaaagaATAGTACTAGTAATATCAAATGACACATAATATAGCACTATATATATCTGTATGCGTTATCAAATGAGATGTTTGTGACCTTTTGTCTCTTCTTCTACAATTGTCTTTCTCCTTTCTAGCTTTCTTTCTgctccaaaaacaaaaaaaaaaaaccaaaaatgtaTGCAATGAAAGAAGAAGACCGTCTCCAAACGTTTCACAACTTACAAGACTATCAAGACCAGttccttcttcatctccatccACAAAACCACCCCTGGTCATCTTTACCTTCTTTTGACCCGACCCATTTCCCATCCAACCCGACCCGTTATCCTGACCCGGTCCACTACTTCAACAAGagagcttcttcatcttcttcttttgacTATACTGATGGTTTTGTCTCTCCTCCCATGGATAATCATCATCACCAGAACCATCTAAGGATCTTATCCGAAGCTCTTGGACCCATCATGCGTCGTGGCTCGTCCTTCGGGTTTGATGGTGAGGTTATGGGGAAAATGAGTGCACAAGAAGTCATGGATGCTAAGGCTTTGGCTGCTTCAAAGAGTCATAGTGAAGCCGAGAGAAGAAGGCGAGAGAGAATCAACACTCATCTTGCTAAGTTGCGTAGCATTTTACCAAACACAACAAAAGTAAGTTGTAATAATTAATACACTTTCTCTTCCAATATGGctttgatgttttgaaatttaAGCACGTTTTGGAAAATGGAAGGAGAATTAATTGAAATTAACGAAAATTTTAGAATTAAACAATGATCTACTTTTAAAATGTTACATTTATTCAAGTAAGTAGTTGTAgttctcatttttaaaaagCAATAACTACATCATAACGATATTTTCGGTATGTATACTTCATACATgtgattttttgtaattataatcattattattaattattattattatttttttctttagacCGACAAAGCTTCGTTGCTAGCGGAAGTGATCCAACACATGAAGGAGTTAAAACGACAGACATCACTGGTCACCGAGACGTGTCAAGTCCCAACAGAGTCCGATGATCTGACCGTAGATTCGACTTACAACGATGAAGAAGGAAACTTGGTGATAAGAGCTTCCTTTTGCTGCGGAGACAGGACTGACCTCATTCACGACGTCATAAATGCCTTAAAGTCTCTTCATCTTCGAACTCTCAAAGCCGAGATCGCAACCGTAGGTGGTCGAGTCAAGAACGTTCTTTTCTTGAGCCGAGATGACCATGAAGATGATGGTTTTGAATATCGTAACGATGCCGTGGAGCATGATGATGAAGAGAAGAGATATAATCGCGTGAGTTCGATAGAAGAAGCGTTAAAGGCGGTTATAGAGAAGTGTGTCAATAATAATGATGAAAATAATGATAACAATAACTTGGAGAAATCATCTTCAGGGAGTATAAAGAGGCGAAGGACTAGTAAGATGGCAAATCGATGTTACAATTAGTTGATTCCTCCATAAAATGATTTTAGATCATCATCATTAATTAACTAATTAGGGTTAGTTAATTGGACTTGCAAAATGGGATCATGGGTTGGTGGTCTTAATGTTTTTGAggctttttaatatttttaatgtggtttgggtttcttcttctatgtttttaatttatgaagGACACTTTATTTAGGGTTTGGTTTACATATTGTACTATAATTAAGACATTTTCTGGTCTTGATTAATTTAGGTTATGTAAAGAGTTTGGGTTTGTATCAGTGGAgtggaatcaagaagattttattatattatgatCTTGATGTGTACTATATGCAACTTAACATTATAGTTTTCTAATTGTCAATTAATGCTTTTCTATTATTACTACTAAATAAGAGGTTTCGTTTATACATGTACTTATCCATAATAATCTATAATGACAGAAAATTCTCTTTGCATATCCCTTGCTAAATTTCTGATGACCATAAAAATAATGTCgcaatcaaaatttaaatgtgCATAGAAAAAATTCCTCTctacattaatatttatttgcTAGCAACGACTGAATACTCAGCTTTCACTTCATATATGTAAGgatatataataaatgttaCATTTCCTAGATCAGATTGAGGTAGAGAGTACCTAGTATAACAAGTGATATGGAGAGGGGTAGATCGAATCTTTTTCGTGGGAAGTGAAGACTTAGATCTTTGTTCTATTTATAGAAACTCTTGTGAGTTTTAGTTTCGGGATCTTTGCAATGTTGTCTCTTTCACCGTTACAGATCCTCTCTTCTTCTTACGTTATTTATTATTACTACAGATATACAGTTGATACCACAAAACACATCACGTCATGATCTTGTCACTTGTGCATCTATAGGTTTCTTTTGTTAGTTTCTGTTTTCCCTCAGTCCTAACTcctaatatataacaaaattaaaggCTTTATTTGCATGAATACAAGAATTCCACATTATTTTGATTATACTATgattctcttttccttttcagatttttattctgttataaacttataatatgGTTTCGTAATTGCGACTTCTCTCTCAACTAAGTAAATTTTTCATGTATCATCACATCATGACATCTATATGAATTACAAGTTTAAAGAATGGGCCCAATGGTATGGAGTTTTATGGCCCTGAATGAACAAATTTGTATGCCAAATGTATAGTGATGTGTTTTCCTTGAAAAATAACGGTGGGGCATGATATGGGCTCGTCGATATATTGAGGCCCaatagaaaattcaaaataattggCCTATGCAGGTTTCAAACCTGCAACCCGAGTTATTAGCACGACGTtct includes:
- the LOC106407147 gene encoding transcription factor AIG1-like; the protein is MYAMKEEDRLQTFHNLQDYQDQFLLHLHPQNHPWSSLPSFDPTHFPSNPTRYPDPVHYFNKRASSSSSFDYTDGFVSPPMDNHHHQNHLRILSEALGPIMRRGSSFGFDGEVMGKMSAQEVMDAKALAASKSHSEAERRRRERINTHLAKLRSILPNTTKTDKASLLAEVIQHMKELKRQTSLVTETCQVPTESDDLTVDSTYNDEEGNLVIRASFCCGDRTDLIHDVINALKSLHLRTLKAEIATVGGRVKNVLFLSRDDHEDDGFEYRNDAVEHDDEEKRYNRVSSIEEALKAVIEKCVNNNDENNDNNNLEKSSSGSIKRRRTSKMANRCYN